From the genome of Mixophyes fleayi isolate aMixFle1 chromosome 2, aMixFle1.hap1, whole genome shotgun sequence, one region includes:
- the DHRS13 gene encoding dehydrogenase/reductase SDR family member 13, with the protein MVTVLLVVGISVGLYVFIYYNFIKGRQCKSDTCMKGKTVIVTGANVGIGKMTALDMAQRGARVILACRVKETGEAAAYDIRTISGNSQVLFMKLNLASLDSIRSFCKTFLSSEPRLDILINNAGIEGKGKTEDGFNLVFGVNHLGHFLLTHLLLDRLKQCSPSRIVVLASSAHTKGKIDFKNLNPPGDTWIQIMKAYCDSKLANILFARELANRLQGTEVTCYAVHPGVVFTNLGRNFPHWFQMLIFPIAWLLLLKPTDGAQTSIYCAVQEGIEMYSGRYFSNCQVQQVQPHARDDAVAKKLWEVSEDLLGLTK; encoded by the exons ATGGTCACCGTCCTGCTGGTGGTGGGGATATCCGTGGGGCTCTACGTCTTTATCTACTACAACTTCATTAAAGGAAGACAATGCAAGAGTGACACCTGCATGAAAGGGAAGACTGTCATAGTGACAG gagccaatgtagggattggAAAAATGACTGCACTAGACATGGCCCAGAGGGGAGCTCGGGTTATTCTGGCTTGTCGAGTCAAAGAAACAGGAGAGGCTGCTGCATATGATATACGTACA ATATCTGGGAACAGTCAGGTGCTTTTCATGAAGCTCAATCTGGCCTCTCTTGACTCTATTAGATCATTTTGCAAAACATTCCTGAGTAGCGAGCCCCGGCTGGACATTCTGATAAATAATGCAG GCATTGAAGGTAAAGGGAAGACTGAGGATGGCTTCAATTTGGTCTTTGGAGTCAATCATCTAGGACATTTTCTATTGACTCATTTGCTTCTGGATCGTCTCAAGCAGTGTAGCCCCAGCCGTATTGTGGTCCTTGCATCATCTGCTCATACAAAGGGAAAGATCGACTTCAAGAACCTAAATCCACCTGGTGACACATGGATACAGATAATGAAGGCATACTGTGACAGTAAGCTGGCCAATATTCTGTTTGCCCGGGAGCTGGCCAACCGATTACAGGGCACTGAGGTGACTTGCTATGCAGTCCATCCAG GGGTGGTGTTCACTAACCTGGGACGCAACTTTCCGCACTGGTTTCAGATGCTGATTTTCCCCATCGCTTGGCTCCTGCTCCTGAAGCCTACGGATGGAGCACAGACCTCTATTTACTGCGCAGTCCAAGAAGGCATTGAAATGTACAGCGGCCGCTACTTTTCCAACTGCCAGGTTCAACAGGTCCAGCCCCACGCTCGGGACGATGCTGTGGCCAAGAAACTATGGGAAGTTAGTGAGGATCTCCTGGGACTGACCAAGTGA